A section of the Candidatus Tisiphia endosymbiont of Nedyus quadrimaculatus genome encodes:
- a CDS encoding UDP-glucose dehydrogenase family protein: MRLHFIGTGYVGLVSGIMMSYLGHDVTCLDTDISKIDQLKKNILPIYEPKLAKYLPPLVKSSKLQFTASYSAELRNSQAVFITVGTPPLPSGEADLQYIFTAIDNLCEWINDDCLIVIKSTVPPTTCNQIIDYLKKRNLKFPVASNPEFLREGTAVDDFLNPDRILIGTNNKHAEDLLKKIYLPLTTKNISLICTDLVTAELTKYASNAFLATKIAFINEMANLCEKTGANIKELSIAMGLDKRIGKESLNAGPGFGGSCFPKDLLALSQIAGHYQCNLQIVNSVISSNDQRVYDMADRIHYIINDNLTNKNITVLGLTYKSGTDDIRSSPSIKIIKILVDKGANIRAFDPIGMDNAKKELKNIFFADSALSACQNSDIIVVATEWLEFKDLDWSLIRRQVKSPIIIDFRHILDGNMLKALGFKYYLIGTQYEV, translated from the coding sequence ATTAGACTTCATTTTATAGGCACTGGTTACGTTGGATTAGTATCTGGCATAATGATGAGTTACCTAGGACACGACGTTACTTGCTTAGATACCGATATTTCTAAAATCGATCAGCTTAAAAAAAATATTTTACCAATTTATGAACCAAAATTAGCCAAGTACCTACCGCCATTAGTGAAGTCTAGTAAGTTGCAGTTTACAGCCAGCTACTCGGCTGAATTAAGAAATTCCCAAGCGGTATTTATTACAGTAGGAACACCACCACTACCTTCAGGGGAAGCAGATTTACAATATATTTTTACTGCTATCGATAATTTATGTGAATGGATCAACGATGATTGTTTGATTGTTATTAAATCAACTGTACCTCCAACAACATGTAACCAAATTATTGATTATTTAAAAAAAAGAAATCTTAAATTTCCTGTTGCCTCAAATCCTGAATTTCTTAGAGAAGGTACTGCTGTAGATGACTTTTTAAACCCTGATAGAATATTAATTGGCACAAATAATAAACACGCAGAAGATTTATTAAAAAAGATCTACCTGCCTTTAACTACAAAGAATATATCTCTTATATGTACTGATTTGGTTACTGCAGAACTTACCAAATATGCCTCAAACGCTTTCTTAGCAACAAAGATTGCTTTTATTAATGAAATGGCAAATTTATGTGAGAAAACTGGGGCAAATATCAAAGAACTCTCGATTGCTATGGGACTCGACAAGAGAATAGGTAAAGAATCTTTAAATGCTGGACCTGGATTTGGTGGTTCATGTTTTCCTAAGGATCTCTTAGCACTTTCACAAATAGCAGGGCATTATCAATGTAACTTACAAATAGTTAATTCTGTTATAAGTAGTAATGATCAGAGGGTCTATGATATGGCGGATAGGATTCATTATATCATAAATGATAATTTGACTAATAAAAATATTACTGTATTGGGTCTTACTTATAAGTCTGGTACAGATGATATTAGAAGCAGCCCTAGTATTAAAATCATCAAAATTCTAGTTGATAAAGGAGCTAATATTAGAGCCTTCGATCCAATAGGTATGGATAATGCTAAAAAAGAGCTAAAAAATATATTTTTTGCCGATTCAGCACTTAGTGCTTGCCAAAATAGTGATATAATTGTAGTGGCAACCGAATGGTTGGAGTTTAAAGATTTAGATTGGTCGCTTATTCGCCGTCAAGTTAAATCTCCTATAATTATTGATTTCAGGCATATTCTTGATGGAAATATGCTAAAAGCTCTTGGATTTAAATATTATCTTATTGGTACGCAATATGAAGTTTGA